In Gossypium raimondii isolate GPD5lz chromosome 12, ASM2569854v1, whole genome shotgun sequence, a single window of DNA contains:
- the LOC105763650 gene encoding fasciclin-like arabinogalactan protein 19, whose translation MENFSSKPTIVILLLLTTVSTADLTSKELDAAILVLQSRGYTLFPNAISTSDLQVRLLSSQNSSIFTLFAPPDSLLFSLDLLSSARLYTFSLFLHVSPHFLSSSDLLALPRPAFIDTLLPNRRLFVEHAMSTRNGTALLTVSVDGVVVSVPDLFLGSNIVVHGLDGILVARYGSLVSEGSDNAIAEPPKFPYQTYVSPANPPETLPPTGLEMATIGTQIKKDREAFRRDDDHATTKRTKHGTFFRFERVY comes from the coding sequence ATGGAAAACTTTTCCTCCAAACCAACAATCGTAATCCTCCTCCTCCTCACCACCGTCAGCACCGCCGACTTAACTTCCAAAGAACTAGACGCAGCCATCTTAGTCCTTCAATCAAGAGGCTACACTCTCTTCCCCAACGCCATCTCCACATCGGATCTCCAAGTCCGCCTCCTCTCATCCCAAAACTCTTCCATATTCACTCTTTTTGCACCCCCGGACTCCCTCCTCTTCTCCCTCGACCTCCTCTCCTCCGCCCGCCTTTAcactttctctctctttctccaCGTCTCCCCACATTTCCTCTCCTCCTCAGACCTCCTCGCCCTCCCTCGCCCCGCCTTCATCGACACCCTCCTCCCTAACCGTCGACTCTTCGTAGAACATGCTATGTCTACCCGCAACGGCACAGCCTTGCTAACTGTTTCCGTCGACGGGGTTGTCGTCTCCGTCCCGGATCTTTTCCTTGGATCCAACATTGTTGTCCACGGGCTTGATGGGATTCTTGTTGCAAGATACGGGTCCTTGGTTAGTGAAGGTAGTGACAATGCTATTGCTGAGCCACCCAAGTTCCCCTATCAAACCTATGTTTCACCGGCCAACCCACCGGAGACTTTGCCCCCTACGGGCCTGGAGATGGCCACAATCGGAACGCAAATCAAGAAAGATAGGGAGGCTTTCCGTCGTGATGATGACCATGCCACTACTAAGAGAACTAAACACGGTACATTTTTCCGGTTTGAACGCGTTTACTGA